One window of Misgurnus anguillicaudatus chromosome 13, ASM2758022v2, whole genome shotgun sequence genomic DNA carries:
- the tmem240a gene encoding transmembrane protein 240 isoform X2, with amino-acid sequence MDMNALLDRFHNYILPHLRGEDRVCHCNCGRHHIHYVIPYDGDHSLVDSSENYFVSDSVTKQEMDLMLGLLLGFCISWLLLWLDGALHCAVRAWRASRYYDTPSWSWLPQFCNLRDLRRRAQLRQLEDSSGNMVHIKQKLYHNGHPSPRHL; translated from the exons ATGGACATGAACGCACTCCTGGACCGCTTTCACAACTACATCTTACCGCATTTACGAGGGGAAGACCGCGTCTGTCATTGCAACTGTGGAAG GCATCATATTCACTATGTAATTCCATATGACGGAGACCATTCACTCGTGGACTCATCTGAGAATTACTTTGTGAGTGACAGTGTGACCAAACAGGAGATGGACCTCATGCTGGGGCTGTTGCTGGGGTTTTGTATCAGCTGGCTGTTGTTGTGGCTGGATGGGGCTTTACACTGTGCTGTGAGGGCCTGGAGAGCCAGTCGCTACTATG ATACCCCATCCTGGTCATGGTTGCCACAGTTTTGTAACCTTCGGGATCTCCGTAGACGTGCGCAGCTTCGGCAGCTGGAGGATTCCAGTGGAAACATGGTGCACATCAAGCAGAAGCTTTATCATAATGGTCACCCCAGTCCTCGTCACCTCTGA
- the tmem240a gene encoding transmembrane protein 240 isoform X1 — MHMITTTMIFMILGASVVMAIACLMDMNALLDRFHNYILPHLRGEDRVCHCNCGRHHIHYVIPYDGDHSLVDSSENYFVSDSVTKQEMDLMLGLLLGFCISWLLLWLDGALHCAVRAWRASRYYDTPSWSWLPQFCNLRDLRRRAQLRQLEDSSGNMVHIKQKLYHNGHPSPRHL; from the exons ATGCATATGATCACAACCACCATGATTTTTATGATCCTCGGTGCTTCAGTTGTAATG GCGATAGCGTGTTTAATGGACATGAACGCACTCCTGGACCGCTTTCACAACTACATCTTACCGCATTTACGAGGGGAAGACCGCGTCTGTCATTGCAACTGTGGAAG GCATCATATTCACTATGTAATTCCATATGACGGAGACCATTCACTCGTGGACTCATCTGAGAATTACTTTGTGAGTGACAGTGTGACCAAACAGGAGATGGACCTCATGCTGGGGCTGTTGCTGGGGTTTTGTATCAGCTGGCTGTTGTTGTGGCTGGATGGGGCTTTACACTGTGCTGTGAGGGCCTGGAGAGCCAGTCGCTACTATG ATACCCCATCCTGGTCATGGTTGCCACAGTTTTGTAACCTTCGGGATCTCCGTAGACGTGCGCAGCTTCGGCAGCTGGAGGATTCCAGTGGAAACATGGTGCACATCAAGCAGAAGCTTTATCATAATGGTCACCCCAGTCCTCGTCACCTCTGA
- the mlh3 gene encoding DNA mismatch repair protein Mlh3 encodes MIKSLPKDVQAQLRSGITIFSLQQCIEELILNSIDSGATCVAVKIDVAAFKVQVIDNGSGMCREDIEKVGIRYNTSKCSTVQDLDNLRFYGFRGEAISSIVSLAEVVEINSRTKQTAKTYVKRFNETKESDVFEAQTVRPSAGTTVSVYNLFHNMPVRRKRVDDVLETERIRKRMEAISLMHPSVSFTLKKENSSQMIVQLSKTSNTFYRFVQIHGLSRAQKLGEVSYAHEQFEMTGHIGREGHYNNSLQFLYVNGRLLLKTRIHKILNSLLKKVSCTARQNNSPNSSALTSSPKQRGGMDLYGVYVLNIKCHYSEYDICLEPAKSLIEFKDWDNVLICIEEGVKSFLAKENLVTESSVNDIDGPTGSQDPVRSVKTPAEERNINETHEAYKALTEKNDDMEVSGGVQMLKQSTPNTKGYPSEESETVQSFSLPIQTTLPVVNNSKNDEILDQHVNEICTDSDSTVGTETEGNSDKISVLYFNTSSMKDERWVEDSLKQFSLSNKLHPRKRKLPLNDTARAEQDCHVFYGPSSKSVRTAACRKLTLSFETGSLDKFRRLFGKDGDKKQLSMDKSSILYPEPFINSNDLSVGFTGLEYTDRPVLMDIKDTVSAHTTSSAKSSPRNKEDNISLNVKRSHLKRDKETLHQHQPSHEARTRAEWLINETLSCPDVQDFFSDKMSPVDSMSFELEQRSLGNDQGKLLEYESSDLADPCTENPDIDLIEQGTKITSALEDSHLCNPCMTSFGGSVNTAYEVGITSEHNPLSNSAKDEWQTINESREEAIPVSSNWLAHYDNSLGKLVYINQVTGLSKYNSPPVEEAQVPCTTDITNMMVSVISKTGFEYRCYPFQTNIVLPFLPKPRAERALCSLTDNREDVQGPNSLSALFSEWTNPVFIRPPEVALDVTSGQAEGLAVKIHNILYPCRFTKNMIHTMKVINQVDKKFLACLINTAEHEVSESSNNEGNLLVLVDQHAAHERVRLEALVLDSYEDDPDTPGKKRLCSSIVTPPLEISVTEEDMRLLRSCQAFLRGLALDVSFLKSESLNVLLERLPTCFIEKENAELRRGRQSIIKTIAEDYLREQIELLRSTGRVRGTLPLTVHNVLASQACHGAIKFNHILSKEECCSLVSSLSSCQLPFQCAHGRPSIVPLADLHHLEDQQDLPKPNLRKLRRMYKSWQLYGKDKSLSQN; translated from the exons ATGATAAAGAGTTTACCCAAAGATGTTCAAGCACAACTGCGCTCTGGCATAACAATCTTCTCATTACAGCAGTGTATAGAGGAACTCATATTAAACAGCATTGACTCCGGAGCAACatgtgttgctgtcaaaatagATGTAGCTGCCTTCAAAGTGCAGGTGATCGACAACGGCTCAGGAATGTGTCGAGAAGACATTGAGAAAGTAGGAATCAGATACAACACAAGCAAATGCAGTACAGTACAAGATCTGGATAACCTCCGCTTTTATGGGTTCAGGGGTGAGGCCATTTCCAGCATTGTCTCTCTTGCTGAGGTGGTTGAAATAAACTCTAGAACTAAGCAGACTGCAAAAACCTACGTTAAAAGATTTAATGAGACAAAAGAATCAGATGTTTTTGAAGCACAGACTGTTCGCCCGTCCGCAGGGACAACCGTGTCAGTCTACAACCTCTTCCACAACATGCCAGTCAGAAGAAAAAGAGTAGATGACGTTTTAGAGACTGAACGTATCCGTAAGAGAATGGAGGCCATATCTTTAATGCATCCATCTGTGTCCttcacattaaaaaaagaaaactcttCCCAAATGATAGTACAGCTTTCCAAAACAAGTAATACCTTTTACAGGTTTGTTCAGATTCACGGCTTGAGTCGAGCCCAAAAACTTGGAGAGGTCAGTTATGCTCATGAGCAGTTTGAAATGACAGGTCACATTGGTCGTGAGGGTCACTACAACAACAGCTTACAATTTTTATACGTAAACGGGAGGCTTCTTTTGAAGACACGCATTCATAAAATACTCAACAGTCTTTTGAAGAAAGTGAGCTGCACAGCTAGACAAAACAACAGCCCAAATTCATCCGCATTGACATCAAGTCCTAAACAAAGGGGTGGGATGGATCTATATGGAGTCTATGTTTTAAATATCAAATGTCACTACTCTGAATATGACATATGCCTAGAACCAGCCAAGTCCCTTATCGAGTTCAAAGACTGGGATAATGTTCTAATCTGCATTGAGGAAGGAGTAAAATCATTCCTCGCTAAAGAAAACCTAGTGACGGAGTCTTCCGTGAATGACATTGATGGTCCAACTGGTAGTCAAGACCCAGTGAGGAGTGTAAAGACCCCTGCAGAAGAACGAAACATTAACGAAACACATGAAGCATATAAAGCTCTGACTGAGAAAAATGATGATATGGAAGTCTCTGGTGGTGTTCAAATGCTGAAGCAATCTACACCAAACACAAAAGGTTACCCCAGTGAAGAATCAGAGACGGTTCAAAGTTTCAGTTTGCCCATACAGACCACATTACCAGTTGTTAACAATAGCAAAAATGATGAAATACTTGACCAACATGTAAATGAAATCTGTACAGATAGTGACTCAACGGTTGGGACAGAGACAGAAGGCAACAGTGACAAGATTTCAGTTTTGTACTTCAATACTTCATCCATGAAAGATGAAAGATGGGTGGAGGATAGTTTGAAGCAATTCAGTCTGTCGAACAAACTTCATCCACGAAAGAGAAAATTGCCATTAAATGACACTGCAAGAGCCGAACAGGATTGCCATGTTTTTTATGGTCCCAGTTCAAAGAGCGTCAGAACTGCAGCATGCCGTAAATTAACTCTGTCTTTTGAAACTGGATCTCTTGACAAGTTCAGAAGGTTGTTCGGGAAGGATGGTGATAAAAAACAACTGTCTATGGACAAAAGCAGTATTTTATACCCAGAGCCCTTTATAAATTCAAATGACCTCTCTGTTGGTTTTACTGGGCTAGAGTACACCGACAGGCCAGTACTAATGGACATTAAAGATACCGTATCTGCACATACTACAAGTTCTGCTAAATCTTCACCAAGGAACAAAGAAGACAATATATCATTGAATGTTAAACGTTCGCATTTAAAACGTGACAAAGAGACATTACACCAGCATCAGCCATCACACGAGGCTAGGACAAGGGCAGAATGGCTCATTAATGAAACTTTGTCTTGTCCAGATGTGCAAGACTTTTTTTCTGATAAGATGTCTCCTGTCGATTCCATGTCTTTTGAATTAGAACAAAGATCCTTGGGAAACGATCAGGGAAAACTTCTTGAATATGAATCTTCTGATTTAGCCGATCCTTGTACAGAAAATCCAGACATTGATCTGATTGAACAGGGCACAAAAATCACTTCTGCTTTAGAAGATTCACACCTCTGCAACCCGTGTATGACTTCCTTTGGAGGAAGTGTTAACACCGCTTATGAAGTTGGGATAACCTCTGAGCATAATCCACTGTCTAACAGTGCAAAAGATGAATGGCAGACTATAAATGAAAGTCGTGAAGAAGCAATCCCAGTTTCCAGCAACTGGCTGGCCCATTATGACAATTCTTTAGGTAAGCTGGTTTACATTAACCAGGTTACAGGGCTCAGCAAATACAACTCTCCTCCTGTGGAGGAGGCTCAAGTGCCATGTACCACAGATATTACTAACATGATGGTTAGCGTAATTTCAAAAACAG GATTTGAGTACAGGTGTTATCCATTTCAGACAAATATTGTACTTCCCTTTCTGCCCAAGCCCAGAGCAGAGAGAGCTCTTTGCTCATTGACAGACAACAGAG agGATGTCCAAGGTCCAAATTCACTTTCAGCCCTGTTTTCAGAATGGACCAACCCAGTGTTTATAAGACCTCCAGAG GTTGCTTTGGATGTAACCAGTGGACAAGCGGAGGGCCTTGCTGTGAAAATCCACAACATTCTTTACCCCTGCCGGTTTACCAAGAATATGATCCACACGATGAAA GTCATCAATCAAGTGGACAAGAAGTTTCTTGCTTGTTTAATAAATACAGCAGAGCATGAAGTGTCTGAAAGCAGTAACAATGAAG GAAATCTTCTTGTGTTGGTTGATCAACATGCTGCCCATGAAAGAGTCCGACTGGAGGCGTTGGTGCTGG ACTCCTACGAGGATGATCCAGACACACCTGGAAAAAAGAGGCTGTGTTCCTCGATTGTAACTCCACCCTTGGAGATTAGTGTGACAGAGGAAGATATGAGACTTCTGAG GTCTTGTCAGGCTTTTCTGAGGGGTCTTGCTTTAGATGTGAGCTTCCTGAAGAGTGAGTCACTAAATGTGTTATTGGAGAGACTTCCCACATGTTTCATAGAGAAAGAGAATGCAGAGCTCCGGCGTGGAAGGCAGTCTATAATTAAAACCATTGCAGAG GACTACCTACGAGAACAAATTGAG CTTCTGCGCTCAACAGGAAGAGTGAGAGGAACGCTGCCTTTAACAGTTCATAATGTACTTGCTTCACAAGCTTGTCATG gAGCAATTAAGTTCAATCACATTCTGAGTAAAGAGGAATGTTGTAGTCTGGTGAGCTCGCTCTCCTCTTGTCAGCTTCCCTTCCAATGTGCCCATGGCAGACCTTCCATTGTCCCACTTGCAGATCTTCACCACTTAGAAGATCAGCAG GATCTTCCCAAACCAAATCTGAGGAAACTGAGAAGAATGTACAAGTCATGGCAACTCTATGGAAAAGATAAATCTCTTTCACAAAACTAA
- the kansl2 gene encoding KAT8 regulatory NSL complex subunit 2 isoform X1, translating to MSHVVMNRIRIHVLPSSRGRVTQAARTQEPQTCAYTQRPCSHPRLEGLEFCIKHILEDKNAPYKQCSYVSNKNGKRCPNAAPKTEKKDAVTFCAEHARRNALVQQAQMRKASSGPSPDVLLSQLSGYSRPDSAVHSQEGRSEASRILDDDSWSEEEQDQVVLDQTWRGDPDSEAESLDTDHEDPLKHAGVYTAEEVALITREKLIRLQSLYIDQFKRLQHLLKEKKRRYLHSRKIEHETVGSSLLTGPEGLSSKERENLKKLKALRRYRRRFGVEALLHRQLRERRQAVTDGGTPQAMRSGQRCISFVEGTRCSNQCLPMTRHCVSHIYQDSSQVLFKMCPGLKDVPCDRPVHMGQSGEPRCPLHLSLPPPMYQPEQESIAPEQLTTAPTDMYLSAAELQPTENLPLEFSDDLDVEDEGLQCPPSPLQFDTALALEDQTIREIAEAPMDILTGDEQGFEAQDAELSDRDEVSVEDQVESEMLEAVGQAVSTQNSSRDSHMKTTDALS from the exons ATGTCGCATGTTG TGATGAACAGGATTCGGATCCACGTGTTACCGTCCAGCAGGGGTAGAGTGACACAGGCTGCACGAACCCAAGAGCCCCAGACCTGCGCCTATACCCAAAGACCCTGTTCGCATCCTCGACTGGAGGGCCTCGAGTTTTGCATCAAACACATTCTTGAAGATAAAAATGCCCCGTACAAGCAGTGCAGTTATGTGTCCAACAAAAATGGCAAGCGCTGCCCCAACGCAGCCccaaaaacagagaaaaaagaTGC GGTAACGTTCTGTGCTGAGCATGCACGTAGAAATGCGTTGGTTCAGCAAGCTCAAATGCGTAAAGCCTCATCAGGACCTTCACCAGACGTTCTGTTGTCTCAGCTAAGTGGCTACAGTCGGCCAGATTCTGCAGTTCACAGTCAGGAGGGGCGTAGTGAAGCTAGTCGCATACTGG ATGATGACAGCTGGAGTGAAGAGGAGCAGGACCAGGTTGTTTTGGATCAGACTTGGAGAGGGGACCCTGACAGTGAGGCTGAAAGTCTAGACACTGACCATGAAGACCCTTTGAA GCATGCTGGTGTGTACACTGCAGAGGAAGTGGCACTCATCACACGTGAAAAGCTAATCAGACTTCAATCGCTCTACATAGACCAGTTTAAACGTCTTCAACACTTattgaaagaaaagaaaaggcGCTACCTGCACAGCCGCAAAATCGAGCACGAGACCGTTG GGAGCAGCTTGCTTACAGGCCCAGAGGGTCTGTCCTCGAAGGAACGAGAAAACCTGAAAAAATTAAAGGCCCTACGTCGGTATCGTCGGCGGTTTGGTGTGGAGGCTTTGCTGCATCGCCAGCTAAGAGAACGCAGGCAAGCGGTTACAGATGGTGGAACACCACAG GCAATGCGCTCAGGCCAGAGATGCATATCCTTTGTGGAAGGAACGCGCTGTTCAAATCAATGCCTGCCGATGACGCGACATTGTGTATCGC ACATTTATCAAGACAGTAGCCAAGTTTTATTCAAGATGTGCCCAGGTCTAAAGGACGTTCCATGTGATCGCCCCGTGCACATGGGACAGTCAGGCGAGCCTCGTTGCCCTTTGCACCTGTCTTTGCCTCCACCCATGTACCAACCTGAACAGGAATCTATTGCCCCCGAGCAACTAACGACTGCACCCACAGATATGTACCTTAGTGCTGCAGAGCTTCAACCAACAGAAAATCTACCTTTGGAATTCAGTGAT GATCTTGATGTTGAAGATGAGGGTTTGCAGTGTCCACCATCTCCCCTGCAGTTTGACACAGCTCTTGCTTTAGAAGACCAAACCATAAGAGAGATTGCAGAAGCACCCATGGATATTCTGACAGGGGATGAGCAAGGTTTTGAAGCCCAAGATGCAGAGCTTTCAGATAGAGATGAGGTGTCTGTGGAAGATCAG GTTGAGTCTGAAATGCTCGAAGCAGTTGGACAAGCGGTATCCACACAGAATTCATCAAGGGACTCTCACATGAAAACAACAGATGCTTTATCTTGA
- the kansl2 gene encoding KAT8 regulatory NSL complex subunit 2 isoform X2 — translation MNRIRIHVLPSSRGRVTQAARTQEPQTCAYTQRPCSHPRLEGLEFCIKHILEDKNAPYKQCSYVSNKNGKRCPNAAPKTEKKDAVTFCAEHARRNALVQQAQMRKASSGPSPDVLLSQLSGYSRPDSAVHSQEGRSEASRILDDDSWSEEEQDQVVLDQTWRGDPDSEAESLDTDHEDPLKHAGVYTAEEVALITREKLIRLQSLYIDQFKRLQHLLKEKKRRYLHSRKIEHETVGSSLLTGPEGLSSKERENLKKLKALRRYRRRFGVEALLHRQLRERRQAVTDGGTPQAMRSGQRCISFVEGTRCSNQCLPMTRHCVSHIYQDSSQVLFKMCPGLKDVPCDRPVHMGQSGEPRCPLHLSLPPPMYQPEQESIAPEQLTTAPTDMYLSAAELQPTENLPLEFSDDLDVEDEGLQCPPSPLQFDTALALEDQTIREIAEAPMDILTGDEQGFEAQDAELSDRDEVSVEDQVESEMLEAVGQAVSTQNSSRDSHMKTTDALS, via the exons ATGAACAGGATTCGGATCCACGTGTTACCGTCCAGCAGGGGTAGAGTGACACAGGCTGCACGAACCCAAGAGCCCCAGACCTGCGCCTATACCCAAAGACCCTGTTCGCATCCTCGACTGGAGGGCCTCGAGTTTTGCATCAAACACATTCTTGAAGATAAAAATGCCCCGTACAAGCAGTGCAGTTATGTGTCCAACAAAAATGGCAAGCGCTGCCCCAACGCAGCCccaaaaacagagaaaaaagaTGC GGTAACGTTCTGTGCTGAGCATGCACGTAGAAATGCGTTGGTTCAGCAAGCTCAAATGCGTAAAGCCTCATCAGGACCTTCACCAGACGTTCTGTTGTCTCAGCTAAGTGGCTACAGTCGGCCAGATTCTGCAGTTCACAGTCAGGAGGGGCGTAGTGAAGCTAGTCGCATACTGG ATGATGACAGCTGGAGTGAAGAGGAGCAGGACCAGGTTGTTTTGGATCAGACTTGGAGAGGGGACCCTGACAGTGAGGCTGAAAGTCTAGACACTGACCATGAAGACCCTTTGAA GCATGCTGGTGTGTACACTGCAGAGGAAGTGGCACTCATCACACGTGAAAAGCTAATCAGACTTCAATCGCTCTACATAGACCAGTTTAAACGTCTTCAACACTTattgaaagaaaagaaaaggcGCTACCTGCACAGCCGCAAAATCGAGCACGAGACCGTTG GGAGCAGCTTGCTTACAGGCCCAGAGGGTCTGTCCTCGAAGGAACGAGAAAACCTGAAAAAATTAAAGGCCCTACGTCGGTATCGTCGGCGGTTTGGTGTGGAGGCTTTGCTGCATCGCCAGCTAAGAGAACGCAGGCAAGCGGTTACAGATGGTGGAACACCACAG GCAATGCGCTCAGGCCAGAGATGCATATCCTTTGTGGAAGGAACGCGCTGTTCAAATCAATGCCTGCCGATGACGCGACATTGTGTATCGC ACATTTATCAAGACAGTAGCCAAGTTTTATTCAAGATGTGCCCAGGTCTAAAGGACGTTCCATGTGATCGCCCCGTGCACATGGGACAGTCAGGCGAGCCTCGTTGCCCTTTGCACCTGTCTTTGCCTCCACCCATGTACCAACCTGAACAGGAATCTATTGCCCCCGAGCAACTAACGACTGCACCCACAGATATGTACCTTAGTGCTGCAGAGCTTCAACCAACAGAAAATCTACCTTTGGAATTCAGTGAT GATCTTGATGTTGAAGATGAGGGTTTGCAGTGTCCACCATCTCCCCTGCAGTTTGACACAGCTCTTGCTTTAGAAGACCAAACCATAAGAGAGATTGCAGAAGCACCCATGGATATTCTGACAGGGGATGAGCAAGGTTTTGAAGCCCAAGATGCAGAGCTTTCAGATAGAGATGAGGTGTCTGTGGAAGATCAG GTTGAGTCTGAAATGCTCGAAGCAGTTGGACAAGCGGTATCCACACAGAATTCATCAAGGGACTCTCACATGAAAACAACAGATGCTTTATCTTGA